In a genomic window of Aphanothece sacrum FPU1:
- a CDS encoding S-methyl-5'-thioadenosine phosphorylase — translation MTQAKIGIIGGSGLYQMDALKDRQEIQIDTPFGRPSDAYIVGTLEGTPVAFLARHGRNHHLIPSELPFRANIYGMKQLGVEYIISASAVGSLKGEIKPLDMVIPDQFIDRTSQRISTFFGSGIVAHIGFGHPVCNKLAAILGDAVQSLALPDINLHRGGTYVCMEGPAFSTIAESNLYRSWDASIIGMTNLPEAKLAREAEIAYATLGLVTDYDCWHRDHDHVTVEMIIDNLHRNAINAQKVILETVKQLSQNPPISEAHYALKYAILTPLDKISPEIKENLAILLEKYLK, via the coding sequence ATGACTCAAGCAAAAATTGGCATCATTGGCGGTAGTGGTTTATACCAAATGGATGCCCTTAAAGATCGGCAAGAAATACAAATAGATACTCCTTTCGGTCGCCCTTCTGATGCTTATATTGTAGGAACATTAGAAGGGACTCCCGTGGCTTTTTTGGCTCGTCATGGACGCAATCATCATTTAATCCCCTCAGAATTACCCTTTCGTGCTAATATCTACGGTATGAAACAATTAGGGGTAGAATATATTATTTCTGCTTCGGCTGTGGGTTCTTTGAAAGGGGAAATTAAACCGTTAGATATGGTAATTCCTGATCAATTTATTGATCGTACTAGTCAGAGAATATCTACTTTTTTTGGATCAGGAATTGTGGCACATATTGGTTTTGGACATCCCGTTTGTAATAAATTAGCCGCTATTTTAGGGGATGCAGTACAGAGTTTAGCTTTACCTGATATTAATTTACACCGAGGCGGGACTTATGTCTGTATGGAAGGGCCCGCTTTTTCTACCATTGCTGAATCAAATTTGTATCGCAGTTGGGATGCTTCTATTATTGGAATGACTAATTTGCCAGAGGCAAAATTAGCCAGAGAAGCCGAAATTGCTTATGCTACGTTAGGATTAGTTACTGATTATGATTGTTGGCATCGAGATCATGATCATGTTACTGTAGAGATGATTATTGATAACTTACATCGTAATGCTATTAATGCTCAAAAAGTCATTTTAGAAACGGTTAAACAATTAAGTCAAAATCCCCCAATTTCTGAGGCTCATTATGCCTTAAAATATGCTATTCTTACCCCATTGGATAAAATTAGCCCTGAGATTAAGGAAAATTTAGCTATTTTGTTAGAAAAATATTTAAAATAG